Sequence from the Enhydrobacter sp. genome:
GCGAATTGTGCACGAGATGGGTGTGGTGCAGCGAGAACTGGCCGGCCCTCACCGGCATGAATTCGGTCCGCGATCGGTCGACGTCGACCGCCAGCGTCTGGCCGCGCGACAGCAGGTTCTCGGTATCCTGCATCTCGGCGTGGCGCAGCTGGCCGAGCTTGTGCGAGCCCGGCACGACCTCCATGCAGCCCGCCTCGATCGGTGCGTCGGTCAGCGCCACCCAGGCGGTGACGTGGCAGACCGGATCGAGCGCGAAGTAGGTCGCATCCTGATGCCAGCTCACATAGGCGCCCGAGCCGGGATCCTTGGGCCATACGGTGAGATGGAAGAGCCGGATGTTCGGCCCGATCAGGTCCTCGACGGCGTCGAGCACCTCGGGGGCATGGACGATCTCGTCGACCCAAGGAAACAGCAGGTGCGGCTTGAAATTGTGGCCGCGCGTCATCTTCTGGCCTTCGGCCCGCTCGAAGGCCTCGAGCCTGTCATGCCAGGAACGCGCCTGAGCGGCGGAGAAGGCGTCGACCGGGCAGATAAAACCGTCGCGCTCGTAGCGGGCGACCTGCTCGGGCGAGAGCTTCTTGTACGTCGCCGGGGGCATGGTCAGTGCGCGGTCCAGCCGCCGTCGACGAACATCAGATGCCCCGTAATGAACGAGGCATCGTCGCTGGCGAGGAACAGGGCGGCCTTCGCCACCTCCTCCGGCTGCCCGATGCGGCCCATGGGATGGCGCTCCTTCCAATAGGCGCGCATCGCGTCGGGCTCGGCGTAGCGCTTGAGCGAACGCGCCGGCATCGGCGTGTCGATCACGCCGGGCATCAGCGCGTTGACTCGGATGCCCTGCGCCGCGTGGTCGACCGCCATGGTCTTGGTGAAGGACGCGATGGCGCCCTTCGAGGCGACGTAGGCGGCGTTGCGGCCGGGACTCGACTGGGCGAGCTGCGAGCCGACCGTGACGATCGCGCCGGACTTC
This genomic interval carries:
- a CDS encoding phytanoyl-CoA dioxygenase family protein, whose amino-acid sequence is MPPATYKKLSPEQVARYERDGFICPVDAFSAAQARSWHDRLEAFERAEGQKMTRGHNFKPHLLFPWVDEIVHAPEVLDAVEDLIGPNIRLFHLTVWPKDPGSGAYVSWHQDATYFALDPVCHVTAWVALTDAPIEAGCMEVVPGSHKLGQLRHAEMQDTENLLSRGQTLAVDVDRSRTEFMPVRAGQFSLHHTHLVHNSRPNRSPHRRVGLGISYIPTHARCTARRRVTAMLVRGEDRYGHFDDERRPLAEAGPEERAFHARAVATFREMNASLNESA